One part of the Nitrosophilus kaiyonis genome encodes these proteins:
- a CDS encoding YeiH family protein, translated as MAFSKENIKYTLNGILFVALFTIAAIQISQVGFIKSLAISPLIIGIVIGMFYANTLRTHIPKEWVPGIVFSSKQLLRFAIILYGFRITFQQIAEVGLAGLTVSTIMLTTTFILGWWLGVKIFKLDRDTAVLCASGSSVCGAAAVLATEPVLKAEPYKSAVAVGTVVLFGTIAMFTYPALYKAGIFNMDPSVYGIYVGGTVHEVAQVVAAGGAIGGAAADNAVIVKMTRVMMIAPLLIILGIIVSKSSVENVAGEKTKFKISIPWFAVWFIVMAGINSFLVGIESLKPVLTGINQVDTFLLTMAMTALGMETSVEKFKQAGIKPVMLALIMAIWLMVGGYFITKAVVSIFGA; from the coding sequence ATGGCTTTTTCTAAAGAAAATATCAAATATACATTAAATGGTATTTTATTTGTAGCTCTTTTTACGATTGCTGCTATACAGATTTCTCAAGTTGGATTTATTAAATCTCTTGCAATAAGTCCTTTAATAATAGGTATAGTTATTGGTATGTTTTATGCTAACACATTAAGAACTCATATCCCAAAAGAGTGGGTTCCTGGAATTGTATTTAGCTCAAAACAGCTACTTCGTTTTGCAATTATTCTTTATGGATTTAGGATAACTTTTCAACAAATTGCTGAAGTTGGCTTAGCAGGACTTACAGTTTCAACTATAATGCTTACAACTACTTTTATTCTTGGATGGTGGCTTGGCGTAAAAATTTTTAAACTTGATCGTGATACTGCTGTTCTTTGTGCAAGTGGATCAAGTGTATGTGGTGCTGCAGCTGTCTTAGCAACAGAACCGGTTTTAAAAGCTGAACCTTATAAAAGCGCAGTTGCTGTTGGAACAGTTGTACTTTTTGGAACAATTGCAATGTTTACCTATCCTGCACTATATAAAGCAGGGATTTTTAATATGGATCCTTCTGTTTATGGAATATATGTTGGAGGAACTGTACATGAAGTTGCCCAAGTTGTTGCAGCTGGTGGAGCAATAGGAGGAGCAGCTGCGGATAATGCTGTAATAGTTAAAATGACAAGAGTTATGATGATTGCTCCGTTATTAATTATTTTAGGAATTATTGTTTCTAAAAGTAGTGTAGAAAATGTAGCAGGAGAAAAAACAAAATTTAAAATTTCAATTCCTTGGTTTGCAGTATGGTTTATTGTAATGGCTGGAATAAACTCATTTTTAGTTGGGATTGAATCATTAAAACCAGTTCTTACTGGTATAAATCAAGTAGATACATTTTTACTAACTATGGCAATGACTGCTTTAGGAATGGAAACTAGTGTTGAAAAATTTAAGCAAGCTGGAATTAAACCAGTAATGCTGGCACTTATAATGGCTATTTGGCTTATGGTTGGAGGATATTTTATCACAAAAGCAGTTGTTTCAATTTTTGGAGCATAA
- the tig gene encoding trigger factor, whose amino-acid sequence MEIVAKKVDNANAEVNAKIAKSDIESKTQKIAKELSKTLNLPGFRKGKVPIAIVKKRYGEKIEKDAEAEALQEVYAKALEELGLNKEDILGEPAVTKFDKKDEVIETEIKISFRPEIDLEGYEEAIPEFKEPEVSDEEVEKRLKELAEAMTPPKKLEEDRPLQEGDIAIIDFKGYVDDKEIEGGSAENFQLKIGSGQFIPGFEEQLVGMKAGESKTIEVTFPEDYHNKELAGKKAKFDVTLKEIQVKEEPKIDDELAKKMLPNEENPTVDLLKEKIKEQIKSEKLSKLYNEELKPKLIENLVEKFDFDLPENIVEQEIDIKLNEKLRGMSEDELKELRENPDKVKELRESLKDEAKKSVKATFIVDALAKKEGIKVDDQEVIQTIYYEAMQMGQNPQEVLEAYKKQGLLPAIKMAMIEDKLLTHLLNKKLEAK is encoded by the coding sequence ATGGAAATAGTAGCAAAGAAAGTTGATAATGCAAATGCAGAAGTTAATGCAAAAATTGCAAAAAGCGATATCGAATCAAAAACTCAAAAAATAGCTAAAGAGCTAAGTAAAACTTTAAACCTTCCTGGTTTTAGAAAAGGCAAAGTTCCTATAGCAATTGTTAAAAAAAGATATGGCGAAAAGATAGAAAAAGATGCTGAAGCTGAAGCTTTACAAGAAGTTTATGCTAAAGCTTTAGAAGAGCTTGGATTAAATAAAGAGGATATTTTAGGTGAACCTGCAGTAACAAAATTTGATAAAAAAGATGAAGTGATTGAAACAGAGATAAAAATATCTTTTAGACCAGAAATTGATCTTGAAGGATATGAAGAGGCAATTCCAGAATTTAAAGAGCCTGAAGTTAGCGATGAAGAGGTTGAGAAAAGATTAAAAGAGTTGGCTGAAGCGATGACTCCTCCAAAAAAATTAGAAGAAGATAGACCTTTACAAGAGGGTGATATAGCTATTATTGATTTTAAAGGGTATGTAGATGATAAAGAGATTGAAGGCGGTAGTGCTGAAAATTTTCAATTAAAAATAGGAAGTGGACAATTTATACCTGGTTTTGAAGAGCAGCTTGTTGGAATGAAAGCAGGAGAGAGTAAAACAATTGAGGTAACTTTTCCAGAGGATTATCACAACAAAGAACTTGCAGGTAAAAAAGCAAAATTTGATGTTACATTAAAAGAGATTCAAGTAAAAGAAGAACCAAAAATAGATGATGAGCTTGCAAAAAAGATGCTTCCAAATGAAGAAAATCCAACAGTTGATCTTTTAAAAGAGAAAATTAAAGAGCAGATAAAAAGTGAAAAACTTTCAAAACTATATAATGAAGAGTTAAAACCAAAACTTATTGAAAATCTTGTAGAAAAGTTTGATTTTGATTTACCAGAAAATATTGTAGAGCAAGAGATTGATATAAAACTTAATGAGAAACTAAGAGGCATGAGCGAAGATGAGTTAAAAGAGCTTAGAGAAAATCCAGATAAAGTTAAAGAATTAAGAGAGTCTTTAAAAGATGAAGCAAAGAAAAGTGTGAAAGCTACATTTATTGTTGATGCTTTGGCAAAAAAAGAGGGAATAAAAGTTGATGATCAAGAGGTGATTCAAACAATTTATTATGAAGCAATGCAGATGGGACAAAATCCGCAAGAGGTATTAGAAGCTTATAAAAAACAGGGCTTGCTTCCTGCTATAAAAATGGCTATGATAGAAGATAAATTGTTGACACATCTATTAAATAAAAAATTGGAGGCTAAATGA
- the clpP gene encoding ATP-dependent Clp endopeptidase proteolytic subunit ClpP: protein MSYYIPYVIERTGRGERSYDIYSRLLKDRIIMLSGEINDAVASSIVAQLLFLEAEDPDKDIYLYINSPGGVITSGMSIYDTMNYIKPDVSTICIGQAASMGAFLLSSGAKGKRYALPHARIMIHQPLGGAQGQATDIEIQAKEILRLKHMLNDILAKNTGQPLRKIAKDTDRDFFMSSEEAKDYGLIDQVLERSMK, encoded by the coding sequence ATGAGTTATTACATACCATATGTAATTGAGCGCACAGGAAGAGGTGAGAGAAGTTATGATATATATTCAAGACTATTAAAAGATAGAATAATTATGTTAAGTGGAGAGATAAATGATGCAGTAGCCTCTTCTATTGTTGCTCAACTTCTATTTTTAGAAGCAGAAGATCCAGATAAAGATATCTATCTTTATATAAATTCTCCTGGTGGAGTAATAACTAGTGGAATGAGTATATATGATACTATGAACTATATAAAGCCAGATGTTTCAACTATATGTATAGGACAAGCTGCATCAATGGGAGCGTTTTTATTAAGTAGTGGTGCAAAAGGTAAAAGATACGCTCTTCCACATGCAAGAATTATGATTCATCAACCTTTAGGTGGTGCTCAAGGGCAAGCAACAGATATTGAGATTCAAGCAAAAGAGATTTTGAGATTAAAACATATGTTAAATGATATATTGGCTAAAAATACAGGCCAACCTTTGAGAAAAATAGCAAAAGATACAGATAGAGACTTTTTTATGAGTAGTGAAGAAGCAAAAGATTATGGACTTATAGATCAAGTTTTGGAAAGAAGTATGAAATAA
- a CDS encoding NifS family cysteine desulfurase: MKKVYLDNNATTMVDPKVKEAMDPFFCEIYGNPNSLHDFGTASHPALRKAMDQLYSGINARDEDDIVVTSCATESNNWVIKSVYFDYIKNGNKNHMITTEVEHPSVLAAFKWLEKQGVRVTYLPVNSEGIVEAHTVKDFIRDDTALVSIMWANNETGMIFPIEEIAEICKERDVLFHTDAVQAIGKIKVDVQKAGVDYLSFSAHKFHGPKGVGGLYIKKGKELTPLLHGGEHMRGLRSGTLNVPGIVGMGEAMELANYYLEFEEKKVRYLRDKLEDALLKIPDTFVVGNRKNRVPNTILISVKGVEGEAMLWDLNRAGVAASTGSACASEDLEANPVMEAIGAEADLAHTAVRLSLSRFTTEEDINYTIDVFKKAVERLRSISSSYAYKPVVR, encoded by the coding sequence ATGAAAAAAGTATATTTAGACAACAACGCAACAACAATGGTTGATCCAAAAGTAAAAGAAGCAATGGATCCATTTTTTTGTGAAATTTATGGAAATCCAAATTCACTTCACGATTTTGGAACAGCTTCTCATCCAGCTTTGCGAAAAGCTATGGATCAGTTATATTCAGGAATAAATGCGAGAGACGAAGATGATATAGTTGTAACAAGCTGTGCTACTGAGTCTAATAACTGGGTTATAAAAAGTGTATATTTTGATTATATTAAAAATGGTAATAAAAATCATATGATAACAACAGAAGTTGAACACCCTTCTGTATTAGCAGCTTTTAAATGGCTTGAAAAACAGGGTGTTAGAGTAACATATCTTCCTGTTAATAGCGAAGGGATTGTAGAAGCTCATACAGTAAAAGATTTTATAAGAGATGATACTGCTCTTGTTTCAATAATGTGGGCAAATAATGAAACCGGTATGATATTTCCAATTGAAGAAATTGCTGAAATTTGTAAAGAAAGAGATGTACTATTTCATACAGATGCTGTTCAAGCAATAGGAAAAATAAAAGTTGATGTTCAAAAAGCAGGAGTTGATTATTTAAGTTTTTCAGCACACAAATTTCATGGTCCAAAAGGTGTTGGAGGATTATATATCAAAAAAGGGAAAGAGCTTACGCCGCTGCTACATGGGGGAGAGCATATGAGGGGTCTTAGAAGCGGAACATTGAATGTTCCAGGAATTGTAGGTATGGGTGAAGCAATGGAACTTGCTAACTATTATCTTGAGTTTGAAGAGAAAAAAGTTAGATATTTAAGAGATAAACTTGAAGATGCACTTTTAAAAATTCCTGATACATTTGTTGTTGGAAATAGAAAAAATAGAGTGCCAAATACTATTTTAATAAGTGTAAAAGGTGTTGAAGGCGAAGCAATGCTTTGGGATTTAAATAGAGCAGGAGTTGCAGCAAGTACTGGAAGTGCATGTGCAAGTGAGGATTTAGAAGCAAATCCTGTTATGGAAGCTATTGGAGCTGAAGCAGATTTGGCTCATACTGCAGTAAGGCTAAGCCTTTCAAGATTTACAACAGAAGAAGATATCAATTATACAATTGATGTTTTTAAAAAAGCTGTTGAGAGACTTAGAAGCATATCAAGTTCATATGCTTATAAACCAGTAGTTAGGTGA
- a CDS encoding YifB family Mg chelatase-like AAA ATPase → MKKLFCATFTDGKAFTVEVESSFVRALPSFSVVGLASNSIQESKDRVKSALNFIDFKFPPLKITINLSPSDLKKSGSHFDLAIALSIALQKENVDFKDYYIFGELGLDGKLKDTNTIFPLILSLRKSVNNLKVVIPKDSAKKVSKIPDIKIYPVDNLQEAIDFFKEENIKEIESSEIDSDYLVKDNKKYYYLNSFEMDILDVKGQEFAKRAALIAATGMHNILFEGSPGCGKSMISKRLRYILPPLSLEEILEIAKNEAMDSKEPQFIPLRPFRAPHHSSTKASIFGGGTNSAKIGEVALANKGILFFDELPHFSKNVLEALREPLEDRKILISRVNNKIEYQTDFMFIGAMNPCPCGNLLSTTKECRCSDVEIQRYKNRLSEPFLDRIDIYVQMSEIKKEDKSTISSSEMYKNILKAFIFQKERKQNEFNGKLNEKEIEKYCILSKDAENILENAIERFSLTFRSINKIKKVSRTIADLDGSEKIEKKHILEALSYRKR, encoded by the coding sequence TTGAAAAAACTATTTTGTGCAACTTTTACAGATGGAAAAGCTTTTACAGTAGAGGTTGAAAGCTCATTTGTAAGAGCTCTTCCATCTTTTAGTGTTGTAGGTCTTGCTTCAAATTCAATCCAAGAATCAAAAGATAGAGTTAAATCAGCTTTAAATTTTATCGATTTTAAATTTCCCCCCTTAAAAATAACTATCAATCTATCTCCAAGTGATCTTAAAAAGAGTGGAAGCCATTTTGACTTAGCAATAGCATTAAGCATTGCGCTGCAAAAAGAGAATGTAGATTTTAAAGACTATTATATATTTGGAGAGTTAGGACTTGATGGAAAATTAAAAGATACAAATACAATTTTTCCACTTATTTTATCTTTGAGAAAAAGTGTAAATAACTTAAAAGTTGTTATTCCAAAAGATTCAGCAAAAAAAGTTTCAAAAATACCAGATATTAAAATATATCCAGTAGATAATCTCCAAGAGGCTATCGATTTTTTTAAAGAGGAAAATATAAAAGAGATTGAAAGCAGTGAAATTGATAGTGATTATCTTGTAAAAGATAATAAAAAATATTATTATCTAAATAGTTTTGAAATGGATATTTTAGATGTTAAAGGACAAGAATTTGCAAAAAGAGCCGCATTAATAGCTGCAACAGGAATGCATAATATACTTTTTGAAGGTAGTCCTGGTTGTGGTAAAAGTATGATAAGCAAAAGATTAAGATACATACTTCCTCCTCTATCTTTAGAGGAAATTTTAGAAATTGCAAAAAATGAGGCAATGGATTCTAAAGAGCCACAATTTATACCTCTTAGACCATTTAGAGCACCGCACCATTCATCTACAAAAGCCAGCATTTTTGGTGGTGGTACAAATAGTGCAAAAATTGGTGAAGTTGCATTAGCAAACAAGGGGATTTTATTTTTTGATGAACTTCCGCATTTTTCAAAAAATGTTCTCGAAGCATTAAGAGAGCCCTTAGAAGATAGAAAGATTTTAATATCAAGAGTAAATAATAAAATAGAGTATCAAACAGATTTTATGTTTATTGGCGCAATGAATCCCTGTCCATGTGGGAATCTTTTAAGTACTACAAAAGAGTGTAGATGTAGTGATGTAGAGATACAAAGATACAAAAATAGACTATCTGAGCCATTTTTGGACAGAATTGATATCTATGTACAAATGAGTGAAATTAAAAAAGAGGACAAAAGTACAATTTCATCTTCTGAGATGTATAAAAATATTTTAAAAGCATTTATATTTCAAAAAGAGAGAAAACAAAATGAGTTTAATGGAAAACTTAATGAAAAAGAGATTGAAAAATATTGTATCTTATCAAAAGATGCAGAAAATATTTTAGAAAATGCAATTGAAAGATTTTCTCTTACATTTAGAAGTATAAATAAAATTAAAAAGGTTTCACGAACTATTGCAGATTTGGATGGGAGCGAAAAGATAGAGAAAAAACATATTTTAGAGGCATTGAGCTATAGAAAAAGATAG
- the def gene encoding peptide deformylase produces MIREIVVYPDKRLKQISKPVEKFDEELHKLLDDMYETMIAKNGIGLAAIQVGVPLRALIINLPNEEGEQKKEDLIEVINPKILETKGNTTYTEGCLSVPEYYDDVERAEWIKVEFFDRFGNKKVVESDGLLAIAFQHEIDHLNGHLFIEKLSFLKRKKFEKEWKKRRKERGSKKGKVK; encoded by the coding sequence ATGATTAGAGAGATTGTTGTTTATCCAGATAAAAGATTAAAACAGATTTCAAAACCAGTTGAAAAATTTGATGAGGAACTCCATAAACTTTTAGATGATATGTATGAAACTATGATAGCTAAAAATGGTATAGGCCTTGCAGCTATCCAAGTAGGAGTTCCTCTAAGAGCTTTGATTATAAATCTTCCAAATGAAGAGGGTGAACAAAAAAAAGAGGATCTCATTGAAGTAATAAATCCTAAAATTTTAGAGACTAAAGGAAATACTACATATACCGAAGGTTGCCTTAGTGTTCCAGAATATTATGATGATGTTGAAAGGGCTGAGTGGATAAAAGTTGAATTTTTTGATAGATTTGGGAACAAAAAAGTTGTAGAGAGTGATGGACTTTTAGCAATAGCCTTTCAACATGAGATTGATCATTTAAATGGACATCTTTTCATAGAAAAACTATCTTTTTTAAAAAGAAAAAAATTTGAAAAAGAGTGGAAAAAAAGAAGAAAAGAGAGAGGTAGCAAAAAAGGAAAAGTCAAATAA
- the folE gene encoding GTP cyclohydrolase I FolE — translation MNRQKEFENAVKTMLKIIGEDPNREGLIKTPERVYKAFLHLTKGYSQDPKEILNEALFTSTNDEMVIVRDIEFYSLCEHHLLPIIGRAHVAYIPDGKVVGLSKIPRMVEVYARRLQIQEQMTEQIADALMECVKPKGVAVVVHARHMCMEMRGVEKICSTTVSSALRGVFKENLKTREEFFSIVNAPQNIRF, via the coding sequence ATGAACAGGCAAAAAGAGTTTGAAAACGCTGTAAAAACAATGCTTAAAATTATTGGAGAAGATCCAAACAGAGAAGGACTGATAAAAACTCCGGAACGTGTTTATAAAGCTTTTTTGCATTTAACAAAAGGATATAGTCAAGATCCAAAAGAGATTTTAAATGAGGCTCTTTTTACTTCGACTAATGATGAAATGGTTATTGTTAGAGATATAGAATTTTACTCTTTATGCGAGCATCATCTTTTACCTATTATTGGAAGAGCTCATGTTGCATATATTCCAGATGGAAAAGTTGTAGGATTATCAAAAATACCTAGAATGGTGGAAGTTTACGCTAGAAGACTTCAAATACAAGAGCAGATGACCGAACAGATTGCTGATGCATTAATGGAGTGTGTAAAACCAAAAGGTGTTGCTGTGGTAGTTCATGCAAGACATATGTGTATGGAGATGAGAGGAGTAGAAAAAATATGCTCAACAACTGTAAGTTCAGCTTTAAGAGGAGTTTTCAAAGAAAACTTGAAAACAAGAGAAGAGTTTTTTAGTATTGTAAACGCCCCGCAAAATATAAGGTTTTAG